A stretch of the Acanthochromis polyacanthus isolate Apoly-LR-REF ecotype Palm Island chromosome 22, KAUST_Apoly_ChrSc, whole genome shotgun sequence genome encodes the following:
- the LOC127532198 gene encoding uncharacterized protein LOC127532198, producing MFPVCGLVLLLCLQCGGLCSAFHIAETLTVQVDYGQPALLHCNGSAFLEEEGTVHWEAMGQDVAILAEGEPILGEHFEGRVQVPPDEQFREGNWSVVLNQTMLSDTDMYECIWQGGKTISTVWLTVREPKVERSITVHEGTGVDLACYIHVSKTVPSYMEVWWTRNGSTLISIKNGLLFTHQSPDSDTLLMNVTDEEFRLYMTSTMSDSGEYQCWYRTRESDSPKLGIPESITLTVLEGFDPDNLITTTEDWGSTSHWTVTPWTEDVTETTESHHDFTPVLLEDSTQPIPVVTESRLMEAFEEMVTFFPDEDAPSESELDDLPWIRIGLISGVLLVTAVVLCVLGALRKI from the exons ATGTTTCCTGTGTGTGGTTTGGTGCTGTTGCTGTGTCTTCAGTGTGGAGGGCTTTGCAGTG CCTTTCATATAGCGGAGACACTGACCGTTCAGGTGGACTATGGGCAGCCTGCCCTCTTACACTGTAATGGCTCAGCTTTCCTCGAGGAGGAAGGAACTGTCCACTGGGAAGCAATGGGGCAAGATGTGGCGATTCTGGCGGAAGGCGAGCCAATATTGGGGGAACATTTTGAG GGCCGGGTCCAGGTGCCTCCAGATGAGCAGTTCAGGGAAGGAAACTGGTCAGTAGTCCTCAACCAAACAATGCTCAGCGACACAGATATGTATGAGTGCATCTGGCAAGGAGGAAAAACCATATCAACAGTCTGGCTCACAGTCAGGG AGCCCAAAGTTGAGCGCTCCATTACAGTACATGAAGGCACCGGGGTCGACCTAGCATGCTACATTCATGTCTCCAAAACTGTGCCTTCATATATGGAAGTGTGGTGGACCAGGAATGGCAGTACCCTCATATCGATAAAAAAC GGTTTACTATTCACTCATCAGTCGCCTGATTCTGATACTCTTCTAATGAACGTCACTGATGAGGAGTTTCGTCTGTATATGACATCAACAATGAGTGACAGTGGAGAGTACCAGTGCTGGTATAGAACCAG GGAGTCTGACAGTCCCAAGCTTGGGATACCAGAAAGTATCACACTGACTGTGCTGGAAGGTTTTGATCCTGATAACCTGATTACAACAACAGAGGACTGGGGCAGTACATCCCACTGGACtgtaacaccctggacagaggACGTGACTGAAACCACTGAATCCCACCATGACTTTACACCTGTTCTCCTGGAAGACTCCACACAACCAATTCCAG TAGTGACAGAGTCACGGCTGATGGAAGCCTTTGAGGAGATGGTGACGTTCTTTCCAGATGAAG ACGCCCCATCTGAGTCTGAGTTGGACGACCTTCCTTGGATTCGGATTGGACTCATCAGTGGAGTCTTGCTGGTCACAGCAGTGGTTCTGTGTGTTCTGGGAGCTCTACGGAAAATTTAA